The Sus scrofa isolate TJ Tabasco breed Duroc chromosome X, Sscrofa11.1, whole genome shotgun sequence genome has a segment encoding these proteins:
- the LOC100515984 gene encoding diphosphoinositol polyphosphate phosphohydrolase 3-beta, with product MKCKPNQTRTYDPEGFKKRAACLCFRSEREDEVLLVSSSRYPDRWIVPGGGMEPEEEPGGAAVREVYEEAGVKGKLGRLLGIFEQNQDRKHRTYVYVLTVTEILEDWEDSVSIGRKREWFKIEDAIKVLQCHKPVHAEYLEKLKLGGSSTNGNSVAPSLPESAP from the coding sequence ATGAAGTGCAAGCCGAACCAGACGCGAACCTACGACCCGGAGGGGTTCAAGAAGCGGGCGGCGTGCCTGTGCTTCCGGAGCGAGCGCGAGGACGAGGTGCTCTTAGTGAGTAGCAGTCGGTACCCGGACCGCTGGATCGTGCCGGGCGGGGGCATGGAGCCCGAGGAGGAGCCCGGCGGTGCGGCCGTCCGCGAGGTGTACGAAGAGGCGGGAGTCAAGGGGAAGTTAGGCCGGCTCCTGGGCATTTTCGAGCAGAACCAAGATCGCAAGCACAGAACGTACGTGTATGTACTGACTGTCACTGAGATTCTGGAGGATTGGGAAGATTCGGTGAGCATTGGGAGGAAGCGAGAGTGGTTCAAAATCGAAGATGCCATCAAGGTTCTCCAGTGCCACAAACCCGTGCATGCCGAATACCTGGAAAAACTAAAGCTGGGCGGCTCCTCAACCAATGGAAACTCCGTGGCCCCGTCCCTGCCAGAGAGCGCTCCCTA